In a single window of the Loxodonta africana isolate mLoxAfr1 unplaced genomic scaffold, mLoxAfr1.hap2 scaffold_202, whole genome shotgun sequence genome:
- the LOC135229321 gene encoding uncharacterized protein LOC135229321, with protein ALVSPLAEGAGGGRGGQAPIPQLGPQTRPGQSRDLGAALDTAFLPKPFKPPGPRALRSWIPWLDPPPPLQSHGDANFPDQLRLPGQRLPLAARRVAASARPHAASAPEDHSGWGKLEGATRAANPTSGLSNLWSPRDAGTGTRTPGAFPPHLRGARLVQSGSWSLHPAAGVSYLSENTAGKAARTASSLRRAIRPGPLTTRPSASGSNWLDGVEHGCWPGPAARVWGGRGGGWASRGKGGV; from the coding sequence gccttggtttcccctctggcagagggagcaggtggggggcggggtgggcaggcccccatcccccagcttggcccgcaaacccgccccgggcagagtagggacctgggcgcagccctggacacggcctttctccccaagcccttcaagcccccaggcccgagggcactccgcagctggatcccgtgGCTGGACCCCCCTCCCCCGCTGCAAagccatggggatgcaaatttcccggaccagctgcgtctcccgggccagaggctccctctcgcagcccgtAGAGTGGCTGCATCCGCCCGCCCCCACGCAGCGTCCGCCCCCGAGGATCACTCGGGATGGGGTAAGCTGGAGGGGGCGAcgcgagctgctaacccaacgtccggactctccaacctctggagcccacgggatgctgggactgggacccgcactcctggtgccttccctccacaccttcgaggggccaggcttgttcagtctgggagctggtccctccacccagctgccggagtttcatacctttcagagaacacggcagggaaagcagcacgaacagcatcctctctaaggcgcgccatccggcccggacccctcaccacccgtcccagcgcttccgggagtaactggctagatggcgtggaacatggctgctggcccggcccagcggcccgggtgtggggcgggcgtggggggggttgggcctccagagggaagggtggggtctag